The following proteins are co-located in the Paenibacillus sp. JNUCC32 genome:
- a CDS encoding sensor histidine kinase: MVKALNNKPYPIRHYVKIMLFISIFALVVDLVISFASIFIVKQQSTRYLQDTANLYIRQINHDFSYINHYMGWTLANDESVKIMDTPGTDYVDYIKSSERVHKRFNELQKNYGQEYNFFFYLKDQDFFQNYAPMSLSYTEFQELKEQIVSLTDSKNVYETFYSNWNPILVQDTHYVINIVPYHNRYLICLISADDLVRPLQELDLGEDGFVSLVDAQGAALTSPGAGEAGAKPLEGAKASLFSLSQPRTTVTEGFSNASFNVQLVIQFGVFETIMIAQLLIMLLFVLLTCTLSVVMLYFKKKVLKPIQNFSENVRRIHEDSENLDFMSSEIIELEQVNSQFKHLIEQIKKFKIDIYEQELEKQRIQLDYMKLQINPHFFLNCLTNIYSMAQMQMFKEIEYMSLSTSKYFRYIFQSGDNLVRLEDEIEHVRIYLEIQKHRYRDAFSYHIGHEQELAGLTIPPLVLQTFIENAVKYAVSRDRVLQIRLTVSLRVEDDKTYAVIRISDTGPGFPEDVLDKLANGKPLDQSEGKHIGIMNTLQRLELLYHHRAQVEFSNPEGGGASVALTLPQPLQERRGDIR, translated from the coding sequence ATGGTTAAAGCACTGAATAACAAGCCTTATCCCATCCGTCACTATGTGAAAATCATGCTCTTCATCTCGATCTTTGCCCTGGTGGTGGATCTGGTGATCAGCTTCGCCTCCATCTTCATCGTGAAGCAGCAATCCACCCGCTATTTGCAGGATACGGCGAATCTGTACATCCGGCAGATCAATCATGACTTCTCGTATATCAACCATTATATGGGCTGGACGCTCGCGAACGACGAAAGCGTCAAGATCATGGATACCCCCGGCACCGATTACGTGGATTACATTAAGTCGAGCGAAAGAGTGCATAAACGGTTTAATGAGCTTCAAAAAAACTATGGCCAGGAATACAACTTCTTCTTCTATTTAAAAGATCAGGATTTCTTCCAGAACTATGCCCCCATGTCCCTATCGTATACGGAGTTCCAGGAGCTAAAGGAACAGATCGTCTCCCTCACGGATTCCAAAAACGTATACGAAACGTTCTACTCGAACTGGAACCCGATCCTTGTGCAGGACACGCACTACGTCATCAACATCGTGCCCTATCACAACCGTTACTTGATCTGCCTCATCTCCGCAGACGACCTGGTCCGGCCGCTCCAGGAACTGGATTTGGGCGAGGACGGGTTCGTCTCTCTGGTGGATGCCCAAGGAGCCGCCCTTACGAGCCCAGGTGCCGGAGAGGCGGGGGCCAAGCCGCTCGAAGGAGCCAAGGCTTCCTTGTTCAGCCTGTCACAGCCGCGGACTACGGTCACTGAGGGATTCTCGAATGCCTCCTTCAACGTGCAGCTGGTCATCCAGTTCGGCGTGTTCGAGACCATCATGATCGCCCAGCTGCTTATTATGCTGCTGTTCGTGCTGCTCACTTGCACGCTCAGCGTGGTCATGCTGTATTTCAAGAAGAAGGTGTTGAAGCCGATCCAGAATTTCTCGGAAAACGTAAGGCGCATCCACGAGGATAGCGAAAATCTGGATTTCATGAGCAGCGAGATCATCGAGCTCGAGCAGGTGAACTCCCAATTCAAACACCTGATCGAACAGATCAAGAAGTTTAAAATCGATATTTACGAGCAGGAGCTCGAGAAGCAAAGAATCCAGCTCGATTATATGAAGCTGCAGATCAACCCCCATTTTTTCCTGAACTGCCTGACGAACATCTACAGCATGGCGCAAATGCAAATGTTTAAGGAAATCGAATATATGTCGCTGTCCACGTCCAAATATTTTCGTTACATCTTTCAGAGCGGCGATAACCTCGTGCGGCTTGAGGACGAAATCGAGCACGTCCGGATTTATCTGGAGATTCAGAAGCACCGCTACCGCGATGCCTTTTCTTATCATATCGGGCATGAACAAGAGCTTGCCGGCCTCACGATTCCCCCCCTGGTGCTCCAGACCTTTATTGAAAACGCGGTGAAATACGCCGTATCCAGAGATCGGGTGCTCCAAATTCGCCTGACCGTCAGTTTGCGGGTGGAGGACGATAAGACTTATGCGGTCATCCGGATCTCCGATACCGGTCCCGGCTTTCCGGAAGACGTATTGGATAAGCTGGCAAACGGCAAGCCGCTGGATCAAAGCGAAGGGAAACACATCGGGATCATGAACACCCTTCAGCGGCTGGAGCTGCTCTACCATCATCGGGCGCAGGTGGAATTTTCGAACCCGGAAGGCGGCGGTGCCAGCGTCGCACTAACGCTGCCCCAGCCATTGCAGGAAAGGAGAGGAGACATTCGATGA
- a CDS encoding response regulator: MNVLLVDDDYFVVAALEKKIDWKALSIEQVHTAYSVAQAREILQSHSVQILICDIEMPQGSGLELLAWIREEQYGIQTIFLTNYADFNYAQKAIELQSFDYFLKPIEFDKLSLIISKAVYKAKEQQSDQEAIQDGQLWKKNQRKLQEHFWSKLIKEKKASSDRAAIAGYIAEQNLSYAMSDLFLPLLITIFPYDQSLGKEDKDLFDYAFLNVLSELFQDPLFTVETVMEYRDYEWMVMLKWNHPPDTAVIESICTSFIEKANRFLRSDACCNVSVSAALEGINKSIRDLLQMNEDMIKKRNQIMFLERHSLQEAAYTPPPLQDWEALLAENNPAAFLEETRRYLQNLAKGGVHSASVLRLFRLDMVQLVYSYLKGKEIQAHKLYTGKTNDQLFLQSLNSIEDMEKYMAYLVRTAAEYQAYAGHSHTVVEEIKHYIGCHYGEELTRTTLAEIVFLNPDYLARVFKKETGVSLGTYIIQARIRAAKHLLESTPLSVYQIAAKVGYANYSYFSKLFKQDTGWAPSDYRRVLQGGGSGKVDHAK, encoded by the coding sequence ATGAATGTATTGCTGGTTGATGACGATTATTTTGTCGTGGCCGCGCTGGAAAAGAAGATTGATTGGAAGGCACTCTCGATCGAACAAGTCCATACCGCATACAGCGTGGCGCAGGCAAGGGAGATTCTGCAGAGTCATTCCGTTCAGATCCTCATTTGCGACATCGAAATGCCGCAGGGCAGCGGACTGGAGCTTCTCGCCTGGATACGCGAGGAACAATACGGCATACAGACGATTTTCCTGACCAATTACGCCGATTTCAACTATGCGCAGAAAGCGATTGAGCTGCAAAGCTTCGACTATTTCCTGAAGCCGATTGAATTCGATAAGCTCAGCCTCATCATCTCCAAGGCCGTGTACAAAGCTAAGGAACAGCAAAGCGACCAGGAAGCGATACAGGACGGGCAGCTGTGGAAGAAAAACCAAAGAAAGCTGCAAGAGCACTTCTGGAGCAAGCTGATCAAGGAAAAAAAAGCTTCGTCGGACCGGGCGGCCATCGCCGGGTATATCGCGGAGCAGAATCTGTCCTATGCGATGTCGGATTTGTTTCTCCCCCTGCTGATCACGATTTTTCCGTATGATCAAAGCTTGGGCAAAGAAGACAAGGACCTGTTTGATTACGCGTTTCTCAACGTGCTGTCCGAATTGTTCCAGGATCCGCTCTTTACGGTCGAGACCGTCATGGAGTATAGGGATTACGAATGGATGGTCATGCTGAAATGGAATCATCCTCCGGATACCGCGGTCATTGAATCCATCTGCACGTCCTTCATTGAGAAAGCCAACCGGTTCCTTCGGAGCGATGCGTGCTGCAACGTCTCGGTCTCGGCGGCTTTGGAGGGGATCAACAAATCCATACGGGACCTGCTGCAAATGAACGAGGACATGATCAAGAAGCGCAACCAGATCATGTTTCTGGAACGGCATTCGCTGCAAGAAGCCGCGTATACCCCTCCCCCGCTCCAAGACTGGGAGGCGCTGCTTGCCGAAAACAACCCGGCCGCCTTTCTCGAAGAAACTCGCCGGTACCTGCAGAATTTGGCCAAGGGCGGCGTCCACAGCGCTTCGGTGCTGCGTTTATTCCGCTTGGATATGGTGCAGCTCGTGTACTCCTACCTGAAGGGCAAAGAGATCCAGGCTCACAAGCTGTATACCGGCAAAACCAATGATCAGTTATTTCTGCAGTCGTTAAACTCGATTGAAGACATGGAAAAATACATGGCGTATCTCGTCCGGACGGCAGCCGAATATCAAGCCTACGCCGGCCATTCCCATACCGTGGTGGAGGAAATCAAGCATTATATCGGGTGCCATTACGGAGAGGAGCTGACGCGAACGACCCTGGCGGAAATCGTCTTTCTGAACCCGGATTATTTGGCCCGCGTCTTTAAGAAAGAAACGGGCGTATCTTTAGGCACTTATATCATTCAGGCCCGCATCCGGGCGGCCAAACATCTGTTGGAATCGACTCCGTTGTCCGTGTATCAGATTGCGGCGAAGGTCGGATACGCCAACTATTCCTACTTCTCGAAGCTGTTCAAGCAGGATACGGGCTGGGCGCCCAGCGACTACAGGCGGGTGCTGCAAGGCGGAGGCAGCGGGAAGGTGGATCACGCAAAATAA
- a CDS encoding Gfo/Idh/MocA family protein — protein sequence MTTEKRKQAIVIVGYGGMGSYHAKLIKDNAFLEVTGTYDILEERRKASREDGYAAYESYEQVLNDAAVDVVLIATPNDVHKELALQAFAAGKHVICEKPVTLSVSDFKDMVSAADAAGRVLMVHQNRRWDEDFLTIKQMYNEKTIGDLFRIESRVHGANGIPGDWRHLEAHGGGMLLDWGVHLLDQILFMVDSRMTSLSSRLSFILGDEVDDGFESVIEFENGVSVLIEVGTTNFITLPRWYVKGTEGTGIIEDWSLNGRVVTRNQDAAKVEPKPIQAGVGLTKTMAPPSEEATITGALPEPYRQSSSFFDNFAAVTRGEAEPIVKNEEVLRVLNLIEAVFESARTGETLKDFDIYPA from the coding sequence ATGACGACGGAAAAAAGAAAACAAGCGATCGTGATCGTGGGCTACGGCGGAATGGGCAGCTACCATGCCAAGCTGATTAAGGACAACGCGTTTCTTGAGGTGACCGGAACCTACGATATTCTGGAAGAGCGCAGGAAGGCGTCCCGGGAGGACGGGTATGCTGCCTACGAGAGTTATGAGCAGGTGTTGAACGATGCCGCGGTTGACGTGGTGCTCATTGCAACGCCGAACGACGTGCATAAGGAGCTGGCCCTTCAGGCGTTTGCGGCCGGCAAGCACGTCATCTGCGAGAAGCCGGTAACATTGTCCGTAAGCGACTTTAAGGACATGGTCTCCGCTGCCGATGCGGCCGGACGGGTGCTGATGGTCCACCAGAACCGCCGCTGGGACGAGGACTTCCTGACGATTAAGCAAATGTACAACGAAAAGACGATTGGCGATTTGTTCCGTATCGAATCCAGGGTGCACGGGGCGAACGGCATTCCGGGCGACTGGCGCCATCTGGAAGCCCACGGCGGCGGCATGCTGCTGGACTGGGGCGTGCATTTGCTGGACCAGATCCTGTTCATGGTGGACAGCCGGATGACCAGCCTGAGCAGCCGCTTGAGCTTTATTCTCGGCGATGAGGTGGATGACGGCTTTGAATCGGTCATCGAATTCGAGAACGGCGTATCGGTTCTGATCGAAGTGGGAACGACGAATTTCATTACGCTTCCACGCTGGTATGTCAAAGGAACCGAGGGAACCGGCATTATTGAGGACTGGTCGTTAAACGGAAGAGTCGTTACCCGGAATCAGGATGCCGCGAAAGTGGAGCCGAAGCCGATTCAAGCCGGGGTAGGCTTGACCAAAACGATGGCCCCTCCTTCCGAAGAAGCTACCATTACGGGTGCCCTGCCGGAGCCGTACCGTCAATCCAGCAGCTTCTTCGATAACTTTGCGGCCGTGACCCGGGGCGAGGCAGAACCGATCGTGAAGAACGAGGAAGTGCTGCGCGTCCTGAACCTGATCGAAGCGGTGTTTGAATCCGCCAGAACGGGCGAAACGCTGAAGGATTTCGACATTTACCCTGCGTAA
- the rbsB gene encoding ribose ABC transporter substrate-binding protein RbsB: MKKTTLLLVSLMLIFITGCSLEPPEWAKPKAGGDVKDIKIGLSISTLNNPFFVSLKDGVVAEAAKQGMEVVVVDAQNDSAKQSNDVDDLIQQGVNALLINPTDSSAISTVVQTANSLGIPVITLDRSADQGEVAALVASDNVKGGQMAAEYIVEQLGKDTKVIELEGVPGASATRERGKGFHDIADEQLNVVAKQAADFDRTKGLTVTENLLQGNPDAKAIFAHNDEMALGAIEAIQSSGKDIMVIGFDGNDDALKSIEAGNLTATVAQQPELIGQLAVGAAKDVLQGKEVEANIAAPLKLVVKE; the protein is encoded by the coding sequence ATGAAAAAAACAACTTTGCTGCTCGTATCACTCATGCTGATCTTCATCACGGGCTGTTCCCTGGAGCCGCCGGAATGGGCGAAGCCCAAAGCCGGCGGGGACGTCAAAGACATCAAGATCGGTCTTTCCATCTCCACCTTGAATAATCCGTTCTTCGTCTCCTTGAAGGATGGCGTCGTCGCCGAAGCGGCGAAGCAGGGAATGGAGGTCGTTGTCGTTGACGCGCAGAACGACTCAGCCAAGCAGAGCAATGACGTCGACGACCTGATTCAGCAGGGCGTCAATGCACTGCTGATTAACCCGACGGATTCGTCCGCGATCTCGACCGTGGTCCAAACGGCGAACAGCCTGGGCATTCCGGTCATCACGCTGGACCGTTCGGCGGATCAAGGCGAGGTCGCTGCGCTGGTCGCCTCGGATAACGTGAAGGGCGGCCAAATGGCAGCCGAATATATCGTGGAGCAGTTGGGCAAAGATACGAAGGTTATTGAACTCGAAGGCGTTCCGGGCGCTTCCGCGACCCGCGAACGGGGCAAGGGCTTCCATGATATCGCGGATGAGCAGCTGAACGTGGTCGCGAAGCAAGCGGCGGATTTTGACCGGACCAAAGGTCTTACCGTGACGGAAAATCTGCTGCAGGGCAATCCGGACGCCAAAGCGATATTTGCCCACAATGACGAAATGGCCCTGGGCGCAATCGAAGCGATTCAAAGCTCGGGCAAAGACATCATGGTCATCGGCTTTGACGGCAACGACGATGCGCTGAAGTCCATCGAAGCCGGCAATCTGACGGCAACGGTAGCCCAGCAGCCTGAGCTGATCGGTCAGCTCGCCGTCGGCGCAGCCAAGGACGTGCTGCAGGGCAAAGAGGTGGAAGCGAATATCGCGGCACCACTGAAGCTGGTCGTGAAGGAATAA
- the rbsC gene encoding ribose ABC transporter permease RbsC has protein sequence MTTINDAKAGKGFKVSGLTQKLGPLLGLIILIVIVSVLNPSFLEPLNILNLLRQVSINALIAFGMTFVILTGGIDLSVGSILALSSAFVANMMVAGFDPILSIIIGVALGGVMGMINGLMITKGKMAPFIATLATMTIFRGLTLVYTNGNPITGLGDSLVFQLFGRGYLLGIPVPAITMIITFAVLWVILHKTSFGRKTYAIGGNEKASLVSGIKVPRVKIMIYSLAGMLSALAGAILTSRLNSAQPTAGTSYELDAIAAVVLGGTSLTGGRGRIVGTLIGVLIIGILNNGLNLLGVNSFYQMVVKGVVIAIAVLLDRKKSA, from the coding sequence ATGACAACTATTAACGATGCCAAGGCGGGAAAAGGGTTCAAGGTCTCAGGTTTGACGCAAAAGCTCGGTCCGCTGCTCGGACTGATCATTCTGATCGTCATCGTTTCCGTCCTGAATCCAAGCTTCTTGGAACCGCTTAACATTCTGAACCTGCTGCGTCAGGTATCGATTAACGCACTGATTGCTTTCGGTATGACGTTTGTTATCCTGACGGGCGGCATTGACCTGTCGGTCGGTTCGATTCTCGCGCTCTCCAGCGCATTTGTCGCCAATATGATGGTGGCCGGGTTTGACCCGATTCTCTCGATCATCATCGGCGTTGCGCTTGGCGGCGTGATGGGCATGATCAACGGTCTCATGATCACCAAGGGGAAAATGGCGCCGTTTATCGCCACCTTGGCTACCATGACGATATTCCGGGGACTTACGCTGGTTTATACGAACGGTAATCCGATTACCGGGCTTGGCGACAGCCTTGTATTCCAATTGTTCGGCCGCGGATACCTGCTGGGCATTCCCGTGCCGGCCATTACGATGATCATCACGTTTGCCGTGCTGTGGGTCATCCTGCATAAAACGTCGTTTGGCCGCAAAACGTATGCCATCGGCGGTAACGAAAAGGCATCGCTTGTATCCGGCATTAAGGTACCGCGCGTAAAGATTATGATTTATTCCCTGGCAGGGATGCTGTCCGCGCTGGCGGGCGCGATTCTGACCTCCCGTTTGAATTCCGCGCAGCCGACTGCGGGTACCTCCTATGAATTGGATGCCATCGCAGCCGTTGTGCTGGGCGGTACAAGCCTGACCGGCGGACGCGGCCGAATTGTCGGCACGCTGATCGGGGTGCTGATCATCGGAATTCTGAACAACGGGCTCAACCTGCTCGGCGTGAACTCATTCTATCAAATGGTTGTCAAAGGTGTCGTGATTGCGATTGCCGTACTGCTCGACCGCAAGAAATCGGCTTAA
- a CDS encoding sugar ABC transporter ATP-binding protein, translating into MNIQMTNIHKSFGTNRVLAGVDFDLREGEVHALMGENGAGKSTLMNILTGLHSRDEGKILIDGQETYFANPKEAEERGVAFIHQELNIWPEMTVLDNLFIGKEMTSGLGFLNMKQMKALAKEQFGKLAVTIPLTQEAGECSVGQQQMIEIAKALMTKAKVIIMDEPTAALTEREIEKLFGVIRSLKKQGVSIVYISHRMEEIFTICDRITVMRDGKSVDTKPIPETNFDEVVKKMVGRELTERYPARHPSPGEPVLEVKNITGKGRFENVSFSVRAGEIVGVSGLMGAGRTEMMRAIFGLDPLDSGEIWVRGKKVHIKKPDDAVKHGIGFITEDRKDEGLVLDFSVRENMALPNLFSFSSRGFISGKKEQDFVDTLTKRLQIKTHSSETHARNLSGGNQQKVVIAKWIGIGPSVLILDEPTRGVDVGAKREIYQLMNELTERGVAILMVSSELPEVLGMSDRILVVHEGKISGELDREQATQEHIMTLATGGQ; encoded by the coding sequence ATGAACATTCAGATGACGAATATCCATAAATCCTTTGGCACGAACCGGGTGCTGGCGGGCGTGGACTTTGATCTCCGGGAAGGAGAGGTTCATGCCCTGATGGGAGAGAACGGCGCGGGCAAATCGACGCTGATGAATATTTTAACCGGGCTTCACAGCCGGGATGAGGGCAAGATCTTGATCGACGGTCAGGAAACCTATTTTGCGAACCCGAAGGAAGCCGAAGAGAGAGGCGTCGCCTTCATCCACCAGGAGCTCAACATCTGGCCGGAGATGACGGTTCTGGATAACTTGTTTATCGGCAAGGAGATGACATCCGGCCTGGGATTCCTCAACATGAAACAAATGAAGGCGCTTGCGAAGGAACAGTTCGGCAAATTGGCGGTGACGATACCGTTGACGCAGGAGGCAGGGGAATGCTCCGTCGGCCAGCAGCAGATGATTGAGATCGCCAAAGCGCTCATGACCAAAGCGAAAGTCATCATTATGGACGAGCCCACGGCGGCACTGACCGAAAGGGAAATCGAGAAGCTGTTCGGCGTCATCCGCTCGTTGAAAAAGCAGGGCGTATCCATCGTTTACATTTCCCACCGCATGGAGGAGATCTTCACGATCTGCGACCGGATCACGGTTATGAGGGATGGCAAATCCGTGGACACCAAGCCGATTCCCGAAACCAACTTTGACGAAGTCGTCAAAAAGATGGTCGGCCGGGAGCTGACCGAGCGATATCCCGCACGGCATCCGTCTCCGGGCGAACCGGTGCTGGAAGTGAAGAATATTACCGGCAAGGGCCGGTTCGAGAATGTGAGCTTCTCGGTCCGAGCCGGCGAGATCGTAGGCGTATCCGGTTTGATGGGCGCGGGGCGCACCGAGATGATGCGAGCGATCTTCGGGCTGGACCCGCTGGACAGCGGGGAAATCTGGGTGCGCGGCAAAAAGGTTCATATCAAGAAGCCGGATGATGCCGTGAAACACGGCATTGGATTCATAACGGAGGACCGCAAGGATGAAGGGCTGGTGCTGGATTTCTCGGTCCGTGAAAATATGGCGCTGCCCAATCTGTTCAGCTTCTCATCCCGAGGATTCATTTCCGGGAAGAAGGAGCAGGATTTCGTGGATACGCTGACAAAGCGGCTGCAGATCAAGACCCATTCATCCGAAACGCACGCCCGCAATCTGTCGGGGGGGAACCAGCAGAAGGTGGTTATCGCCAAATGGATCGGCATTGGGCCGAGCGTGCTCATCCTGGACGAGCCGACCCGGGGCGTGGACGTAGGGGCGAAGCGCGAAATTTACCAGCTGATGAATGAGCTGACCGAACGCGGCGTGGCGATTCTGATGGTTTCGTCGGAGCTGCCGGAGGTGCTCGGGATGAGCGACCGGATTCTCGTCGTTCACGAGGGTAAGATATCCGGTGAACTGGACCGCGAACAAGCCACGCAGGAACACATCATGACTCTAGCTACAGGGGGACAGTAA
- the rbsD gene encoding D-ribose pyranase — MKKNGMLNSHIAKVLADLGHTDTIVVGDVGLPVPPGVPKIDLALTLGTPSFMEVVEAIADDMVVEKIVIAEEMKRENKETLHDIEEQFQDCEIEACTHEQFKERTRNAKAVIRTGEAKPYANCILQAGVHFG, encoded by the coding sequence ATGAAGAAGAACGGCATGCTGAACAGCCACATCGCGAAAGTGCTGGCGGATCTGGGGCACACCGATACCATCGTGGTCGGGGACGTTGGCCTTCCGGTTCCTCCAGGCGTTCCGAAGATCGACCTGGCGCTAACGCTGGGGACGCCGAGCTTTATGGAGGTGGTGGAGGCGATCGCCGACGATATGGTCGTTGAAAAAATCGTCATTGCTGAAGAAATGAAGCGGGAGAATAAGGAAACACTGCATGATATAGAGGAACAATTTCAGGATTGCGAGATCGAGGCTTGCACGCACGAGCAGTTCAAGGAACGGACTCGAAACGCCAAGGCGGTTATCCGTACAGGCGAAGCCAAGCCCTATGCGAACTGCATTTTGCAGGCCGGCGTTCATTTCGGTTAA
- the rbsK gene encoding ribokinase — MAKIVVIGSASMDLVVTSAKRPGAGETVLGDSFKTVPGGKGANQAVAAARLGAEVTMVGCVGDDSFGETILSNLQSNGVLTDYVEPVTGMESGTAHIILAEGDNSIVVVKAANDRITPEYVDQAEKAIQAADIVLIQQEIPEETVVHVSAICAKYQVPLMLNPAPARPVPSVVIERAAYITPNEHEAAILFHDEPLGDVLRRYPNKLIVTEGKKGVRYFDGMKEVVVPGYKVEAVDTTGAGDTFNGAFAVALAEGMSLTDSLRFANRAASLSVMKFGAQGGMPSRLEVEGSL, encoded by the coding sequence ATGGCAAAAATCGTGGTAATCGGAAGCGCGTCGATGGACTTGGTGGTGACCTCCGCCAAGCGCCCCGGCGCGGGAGAGACGGTGCTGGGCGACAGCTTTAAGACGGTGCCCGGAGGGAAGGGAGCCAACCAGGCCGTCGCGGCGGCAAGGCTGGGTGCAGAGGTGACGATGGTTGGCTGCGTCGGTGACGATTCCTTCGGCGAAACGATTTTGAGCAATTTGCAGTCGAATGGTGTTCTTACGGATTATGTGGAACCGGTTACAGGTATGGAAAGCGGCACGGCGCACATCATTTTGGCAGAGGGAGACAACAGCATCGTGGTGGTGAAGGCTGCCAATGATCGGATCACTCCGGAATATGTAGATCAGGCGGAAAAGGCAATCCAGGCGGCGGATATCGTGTTGATTCAGCAGGAGATTCCGGAAGAAACGGTGGTGCACGTGAGTGCGATATGCGCCAAGTATCAGGTGCCATTGATGCTGAACCCCGCTCCTGCCCGTCCGGTGCCGAGCGTCGTTATAGAACGGGCGGCATACATTACGCCAAACGAACATGAAGCCGCTATCCTGTTTCATGACGAGCCGCTCGGCGACGTGCTGCGCCGGTATCCGAATAAACTCATCGTAACGGAAGGGAAAAAGGGCGTTCGTTATTTTGACGGTATGAAAGAGGTCGTGGTTCCGGGCTACAAGGTTGAAGCCGTAGATACGACGGGTGCCGGCGATACATTCAACGGCGCATTCGCCGTGGCGCTGGCCGAGGGCATGAGCCTGACCGACAGCCTCAGATTCGCGAACCGCGCCGCTTCCTTGTCGGTCATGAAGTTCGGAGCGCAGGGCGGAATGCCGTCGCGCCTCGAAGTGGAAGGGAGCCTTTGA
- a CDS encoding LacI family DNA-binding transcriptional regulator, with the protein MATIKDVANQAGVSVATVSRVLNGNGYVHEDTRSKVEQSIRELNYTPNEVARSLYKRKSKLIGLLLPDIMNPYFPQLARGVEDEMQENDYRLIFGNSDESKKKEMEYIQTFVQNNVVGVISSTNDPDADMYTGLNIPVVFLDRTSSDRPSVYADGRQGGRIAAEEIVRRGSKAITVIQGPADVRPAQERFEGAVEVLEQQAAAYQVLKTTSFSLTDAEEFAQKVFSEYPDTDGIIASNDIMASAVVKEAFRLGKRVPEDVQIIGFDDILLSRLLAPPLSTIHQPAYEMGREAARLLIGLIEGQRIEKSNIEFSVEFIERQTTRKVES; encoded by the coding sequence ATGGCAACGATCAAGGATGTGGCGAATCAGGCGGGCGTATCCGTAGCCACGGTTTCGCGGGTTTTAAATGGAAACGGTTACGTGCATGAGGACACCAGGTCCAAGGTGGAACAGAGCATTCGAGAGCTGAATTACACGCCGAATGAAGTGGCGCGTTCTTTATACAAGAGGAAATCCAAATTGATAGGACTTTTGCTTCCCGACATCATGAACCCTTATTTCCCGCAGCTTGCCCGCGGGGTAGAGGACGAGATGCAGGAGAATGATTACCGATTGATCTTCGGAAACAGCGACGAGAGCAAGAAGAAGGAAATGGAGTACATTCAGACGTTTGTCCAGAATAATGTGGTTGGCGTCATATCATCGACCAACGATCCGGATGCCGACATGTATACGGGACTGAACATTCCCGTCGTGTTTCTCGACCGCACCTCGTCGGACCGCCCTTCCGTGTACGCGGATGGCCGTCAGGGAGGAAGAATAGCGGCTGAGGAAATCGTACGGCGAGGGAGTAAAGCCATAACGGTAATTCAAGGTCCGGCGGATGTGCGGCCTGCACAGGAACGTTTTGAAGGAGCTGTCGAGGTTCTGGAGCAACAGGCGGCTGCGTACCAAGTGCTGAAGACGACATCGTTTTCTTTAACCGATGCCGAAGAATTCGCCCAGAAAGTGTTCAGCGAATATCCGGACACGGATGGCATAATCGCGAGTAACGATATTATGGCATCCGCCGTGGTGAAGGAAGCGTTTCGGCTGGGGAAAAGGGTGCCGGAAGACGTACAAATTATCGGATTTGACGATATTCTGCTCAGCAGGCTGCTGGCCCCGCCGCTGTCAACGATTCATCAGCCGGCGTACGAAATGGGCCGGGAAGCGGCCAGATTGCTTATCGGACTTATCGAAGGGCAGCGCATAGAGAAAAGCAATATCGAATTCTCGGTAGAATTCATAGAGCGGCAGACAACGAGAAAGGTGGAATCGTGA